A DNA window from Pyrus communis chromosome 3, drPyrComm1.1, whole genome shotgun sequence contains the following coding sequences:
- the LOC137728813 gene encoding polyphenol oxidase, chloroplastic-like, with protein sequence MHVHCCKQPTIPFMQAMNTHLLLSPPTTVIDRRPNDLFPKKLSSQSSCVNRKGRRSCSVGHRGANGAHNINPTCSIKPEADEDRRNKMDRRNVLIGLGGAGLGLGLDTNPLASGAPIPPPDFSTCGKTTDEVTGLDCCPPTSEVKTPTPFKPVAPPKSSVRTRLAAQNAVKDPDYIKKYRRATELMKGLDVDDPRNFWNQANVHCSYCDGAFNQNLAGYKCLEIQVHNSWLFFPFHRWFLFFYERILGSLIDDPTFALPFWNWDSPDGMYLPELFELENGASPLYDHYRNTKHRQKDFLLDLNYSGTDVHQDAKTLIDNNLKTMNRQMNTKDQCLFFGQPYRAGDCPNPGGGNIELIPHNTVHNWTGDPKWLAEDMGKFYSSARDPIFFAHHSNVDRMWHLWLEKIGGKNLEQDDWLNAEFYFYNEKKELVSVTVQDSIDIGILGYAYENVDIPWLQTKPTARKPANKAKPDGLGLQDQSSAAKGGFSLDSKISIAVPRPKQGVEKAEREEILILRDIKFPSDQGLKFDVYVNDDADTPSQPSQSEFAGSFVHVPHKHGMTFKTSLYLGIKTLLKDVGADKAASVVVTLVPRYRNGPVTIGGISIEQSSCD encoded by the coding sequence ATGCATGTTCATTGTTGCAAGCAACCTACCATACCATTTATGCAAGCCATGAACACTCATCTGCTTCTTTCACCCCCTACCACAGTTATTGACCGTCGACCTAATGATTTGTTCCCAAAGAAGCTGTCCTCCCAAAGTAGCTGTGTAAATCGGAAGGGAAGGCGGAGCTGCTCTGTAGGCCACAGAGGAGCAAATGGTGCTCACAATATTAACCCTACCTGCAGTATCAAGCCGGAGGCCGACGAGGACAGGAGAAATAAAATGGACAGGAGAAATGTGTTAATTGGTCTTGGAGGAGCAGGTCTTGGTCTTGGTCTTGACACCAATCCATTGGCCTCTGGTGCACCAATTCCCCCTCCGGACTTTAGCACGTGCGGCAAGACTACGGACGAAGTAACAGGACTTGATTGTTGTCCGCCAACAAGTGAAGTCAAAACTCCCACTCCCTTCAAGCCAGTAGCGCCCCCAAAAAGCTCAGTCCGCACTCGGCTAGCAGCTCAGAATGCTGTCAAGGATCCTGACTACATAAAGAAGTACAGAAGAGCCACTGAGCTCATGAAGGGCCTTGACGTTGACGACCCGCGTAATTTCTGGAACCAAGCTAATGTTCATTGCAGCTATTGCGATGGTGCGTTTAATCAAAACTTAGCCGGGTACAAATGTCTGGAGATACAAGTTCATAATTCGTGGCTCTTCTTTCCCTTCCACCGCTGGTTCCTCTTCTTCTACGAGAGAATCCTCGGTAGCCTTATTGACGACCCGACTTTCGCTCTGCCATTTTGGAATTGGGACAGTCCTGATGGCATGTACTTGCCTGAATTGTTTGAGCTCGAAAACGGCGCCTCCCCTCTGTACGACCACTACCGCAACACCAAGCACCGGCAGAAGGATTTCTTGCTGGACCTCAACTACAGTGGTACAGACGTCCACCAAGACGCAAAAACGCTAATAGATAATAACCTCAAAACCATGAACCGGCAGATGAATACCAAGGACCAGTGCCTATTCTTTGGGCAACCTTATAGGGCTGGCGACTGTCCAAACCCCGGTGGAGGAAACATTGAGCTTATACCCCACAATACGGTCCACAACTGGACCGGTGACCCCAAGTGGCTTGCGGAGGACATGGGAAAGTTCTACTCTTCCGCTCGAGATCCAATCTTTTTTGCACACCACTCCAACGTGGACCGCATGTGGCACCTGTGGCTCGAGAAAATAGGAGGCAAGAATTTGGAACAAGATGACTGGCTTAACGCCGAGTTTTATTTCTATAACGAGAAGAAGGAACTGGTGAGTGTTACCGTCCAGGACTCGATCGACATTGGAATACTCGGCTATGCTTACGAAAATGTTGACATTCCGTGGCTCCAGACCAAGCCAACTGCACGTAAACCAGCGAATAAGGCGAAACCTGATGGTTTAGGACTCCAAGATCAGTCCTCTGCAGCTAAAGGTGGATTCTCTTTGGACTCCAAGATCAGCATTGCGGTGCCGAGACCAAAGCAGGGCGTGGAGAAGGCGGAACGAGAGGAGATATTGATCTTGCGAGACATTAAATTTCCGAGCGACCAGGGTTTGAAGTTCGATGTATACGTGAATGATGATGCCGACACGCCAAGTCAGCCCAGCCAGAGTGAGTTTGCGGGGAGCTTTGTGCATGTCCCGCACAAGCACGGCATGACTTTTAAGACCAGCCTGTATTTGGGAATCAAGACGTTGTTGAAGGACGTGGGAGCCGATAAGGCCGCTAGTGTGGTGGTCACTTTGGTGCCAAGGTACCGGAATGGGCCTGTCACCATTGGGGGCATCAGCATCGAGCAATCTTCTTGTGACTGA